The nucleotide window TTGATACGATTCAGAATGAATTGATCAAATCGGCTGAACTTACCGGAACTTGGGAAAAACAGTTGAAAGACATTGAAAAAGGAGAATTTACCGCCGGTTCGTTTATCAATAATATGAAACGCATGGTCGAAGCTTTGGTATATGAAGTCCGAAGCGAAACCAAACGTGCCAATATTTCACATGCAGGAAGCATTCAAAAACAAGAAGCGGCAGTTGAAAAAAAGAAAGCGGCAGGAATTTTGGCCGAAACTTGTCCAAAATGTAAAAAAGGTAATTTGATAAAAGGAAAATCGGCGTACGGATGCAGCGAATACAAATCCGGATGTGGTTTTGTATTGCCTTATGTTTTCTTTGATAAAAAGATTTCCGAAAACCAATATTTGCGATTGCTCCAAAAAGGTTCGACCGTAAACATAAAAGGCTTTAAAACTGATTCCGGAACCGTTGAAGGCCTGATTCGTTTTGAAGAAAATTACATATTGAAATTAGAACCAAAGAAAACCGAACCTAAATCCGTTCCAAAGGAAACATCGAATTCGATAGTTTGTCCGAAATGTAAAAAAGGTACAATTCTGAAAGGAAAAACCGCTTACGGCTGTGGCGATTATAAATTGGGTTGCGATTTTAAAGTAACTTTTGACGAAGTCAGAACAAAATTAAAAGACCAAAAGCCTACAAAAGAATTGGTTTACTCGATTTTAAGAGAAAGCATTTAATTTTTTCTAACCACAACCCGAGCAATAGCGAATAGGCGAAGCAATTACACCAATTAGCACAAATTATTTTTGGCTGATTCTTCACGAATAATTTTCTAAAATTTGCGACTAAAGAATCTGTGTTAATCTTTTTAATCCGTGGATAAGAGCCTATTTAAGTTTTATTTATTGGCTCTCTTATGACGATTTTTGGCTACAACTTCGTTAAATTTTTAAATAATAGCTCTGCTATTCTATAAAAATTTGCCTTGTTTCACTCAAAAATCCTTTAATAATAAATCTCAAAAATAAAATTTAAACAGGCTCTAATTATTCACGAATGAATTTGTGACAATTTGTGTAATTTGTGGCAAACTTTACCAAACTATTTTTCATAAATTAGCATTTTAAAACTCCATCAAATATTAACTCAAATGTTCCAAAAAACAACTCTTTTACTGCTTTTATTAGCCATTGTTTCTTGCAAAAACCCTGAAGCAACCGAGAAAGACCAAATAAAAACTGCCAACTGGTTATTGGGAAAATGGGAATCCAAAATCGATGACGGTGATCTTTCCGAGAGTTGGGAACAACTTAACGACAGCACTTTTCAAGCCAAATCCTTTTTCATCAAAGGCAAAGACACGCTGCATTTTGAATCGATAACATTACAGCAAAAAGGGGAACAGTTATTCTATAGCGCCACTGTAAAAGGTCAAAATGACGATAAATCTGTTGCTTTCAGACTTACGAACAAAACCGCAAAACAATTGGTTTTTGAAAATCCTAAACACGACTACCCACAAAAAATCACTTATACCCAAATTAACAAGGATAGTTTAGTCGCATCTATCTCAGGAGTACAACTCGGAAAACCAAGCTCTGAAAAATTCGGAATGAAAAGAATGGAAGAAGACAAAAAATAACAACTTATATCTTACAATCAAAAGCCTTGCCCTAAAACGCAAGGCTTTTTTTATTCATAAAATAATAAAAATCAACTGTTTAATTTTTTATTTGTAATAATTCTAAATAAAAGTAGCTTTATTAAGTATAATTTTTACATTTGCACTATTCTTATTTATTCTAAATAAGAAAAAGAAATATTAAACACATTTATTATTTAACCTATGAAATATTTGAATCAAAAATTGCTCCCTATCAAATTGCTCTTATGTCTATTTGTCCTTTTCAGTGCTACTACTTTTGCGCAAACTTCCGGAAGCTTGAAAGGAACTGTTCAAACCAGCGACAACAAAGCCGCTGAAGGTGTTTCGATTACCTTAAAAGAATTAAACAGAACCACCATTGCCGATAATAACGGTAATTATAGTATCAAAAACATACCTGCCGGCAACTACACTTTAATAGTAACATTAGTAGGTTATACCGATTTTCAACAAAACGTGACAATAACTTCTGGCGAAACTGCAACAGCAAATATCACTTTGGCTTTATCCAATAACGAATTAAATCAAGTGGTTGTTTTAAGTAACAAAAGTGCTTTCAAAACCAACAGGATTTCATCTTCACTTCGTTTGCAATCTCCAATTATCGAAATCCCACAAAATATCCAGGTTGTTACCGGGAAATTAATCCAAGACCAACAAATTTATGACATGCTCGAAGGTGTAACCCGCAACGTGAGTGGAGCTACACGAGTAGAACATTGGGACAATTATGCCAATATATTCATGAGAGGAAGCCAAGTTGCTGCTTTTCGAAACGGTATGAACGTGAGCACTACTTGGGGGCCATTGACCGAAGATATGAGTATGGTAGAACGCATTGAATTTGTAAAAGGCCCAGCAGGATTCATGCTTGCCAACGGAAACCCAAGCGGTTTTTATAATGTAGTAACCAAAAAACCAAGCGGCCGTACGAAAGGCGAAGCCAATATGACATTAGGAAGTTTTGATATGTACAGAGCAGCCCTTGACTTTGACGGAAAACTTTCAAAGGATGGAAAATTATTGTACCGTATTAATGTTATGGGGCAAATGAAAGGCAGCCACCGCGATTATGACTACAACAACCGCTACTCGATTGCGCCAGTTTTGAAATATTTAATTGATGAGAATACCTCACTTACTTTAGAATATACCAAACAATTTTCGCAAGTAAATATCATTGGTTCTAATTATGTTTTCTCAAATAGAGGCTATGCCGATTTGCCAAAAAGTTTTACTACAGGTGAACCAAACTTCAAACCAACGAATATGGATGACCAAAGTATTTTGGCTATTTTGGAACACAAAATGAGCAATAATTGGAAATTCACCGGACAAGCGACGTATATCAATTACAAACAAGAAGGTATGTCGATGTGGCCACAATGGCCTGGATTTGCTCCCGGAACAGACAATATTTTGACTAGAGGTGTTTCTATTTGGGATGTTTTGGGATTGACAAAAACGGGACAATTCTTCGTTAATGGCGAAGAAAAAACTGGATCAGTTACACACAAAATTTTAGGTGGTCTTGATATGAGTGATAAAATGTACTACCACGATTGGAGTCAATCAGCCGCTCTTAACGGTTATGATGCAAGTGGAAATATTGTACCTTTTGATATTTATAACCCAATTCACGGAAACGTTCCTGCATCGGCTATGCCTAATTTTGACCGAAGCAAAGACATAAGAGAAAGAGGTGTTCAATATCATAATGGTTACAATGCGATATACGCTCAGGACGAACTTGGTTTCTTTGAGGACAAACTTCGCTTGACACTTGCCGGAAGATACACTACTCTTAAAACATCAAACCCATATTCAGGTTCTTTTGACGATAGTAAATTTACGCCTCGTGTGGGTGTGAGTTATTCCTTTAACAAAAACAATGCAGCTTATTTTGTAAGCGACCAATCATTTAATGAAAATTATGGAACCGATTGGCAAGGTAAAAGCTTTGATCCGGAAACCGGAAATAATCTTGAATTGGGTTTCAAAAGAGACTGGATGAACGGAAAATGGAACTCTGTCGTTTCTGTTTATCAGATTACAAAGAAAAATGTTTTGACCGCAGATCCTGAACATTCTACTGGTGGAATCCAATACAGCAGACAAAGCGGTGAACAACAGGTTGAAGGCGTCGAAATAGATGTGAGAGGTGAAATCTTCAAAAATTTGGATGTTGTTATCAACTATGCTTTCACAGAAGCCAAAGTTACCAAAGATACTGACCCTGCAATTGTTGGAACCCAAGTTGCCGGAACATCAAGACACATTCAAAATACTTGGTTGAATTATAAAATGGACAGAGGAGTTTTAAACGGTTTAGGGCTTTCTATCGGGTATCAATATCAAGTTGATCGCTCTCCATGGTTTGTTTCTGACGACCAAACTTCAGGCTTGCCGGATTATTTCCGTTTGGATGGATCGCTTACCTATCAAAAAGGAAAAATGACCTATAATCTTATTGTCAACAACATCTTAAACCGATATTTATATTCTGGTGGAAAATACGATCCGGGGTATTTTTACTGGCAGGCAGAACCGGGGACTAATTTGAGAGTTTCAGTTGGATATAGATTTTAATTAAAAAAGTTAGTAAGCAGCTAAGATTCTAAGTCACTGAGTTTTTAAACATATTTAACTTAGAATCTTAGTCCCGATAGCTATCGGGATAGAAACTCAGAAGAAAATGAAAAAAAATAGTCTTAAAAAAGCAATTGGAAAAATACACTTATGGCTCGGATTGTCTTCGGGTATAATTGTGTTCATCATAGCCATTACGGGCTGTCTGTATGCTTTTCAGGAAGAAATTCAAAATAGTACCGAAGAATACCGTTTTATCGAAAAACAAAACAAAGCTTTTCTTCCGCCTTCCCAATTGGAGGAAATCGCTAAAAAAGAACTTCCCGGAAAAGCCCTTCATTCCATCAAATACAATGGAACCGAGAAATCAGCCGAAGCTATATTTTTTCATTACGAACCTACTTACTATTACATCGTTTACCTCAATCCCTATACTGGAAAAGTGCTTGAAACTGCCAATATGGATGAAGGTTTTTTCAAATTCATACTCGATGGCCATTTCTATCTTTGG belongs to Flavobacterium aquiphilum and includes:
- a CDS encoding DUF6265 family protein, with protein sequence MFQKTTLLLLLLAIVSCKNPEATEKDQIKTANWLLGKWESKIDDGDLSESWEQLNDSTFQAKSFFIKGKDTLHFESITLQQKGEQLFYSATVKGQNDDKSVAFRLTNKTAKQLVFENPKHDYPQKITYTQINKDSLVASISGVQLGKPSSEKFGMKRMEEDKK
- a CDS encoding TonB-dependent receptor is translated as MKYLNQKLLPIKLLLCLFVLFSATTFAQTSGSLKGTVQTSDNKAAEGVSITLKELNRTTIADNNGNYSIKNIPAGNYTLIVTLVGYTDFQQNVTITSGETATANITLALSNNELNQVVVLSNKSAFKTNRISSSLRLQSPIIEIPQNIQVVTGKLIQDQQIYDMLEGVTRNVSGATRVEHWDNYANIFMRGSQVAAFRNGMNVSTTWGPLTEDMSMVERIEFVKGPAGFMLANGNPSGFYNVVTKKPSGRTKGEANMTLGSFDMYRAALDFDGKLSKDGKLLYRINVMGQMKGSHRDYDYNNRYSIAPVLKYLIDENTSLTLEYTKQFSQVNIIGSNYVFSNRGYADLPKSFTTGEPNFKPTNMDDQSILAILEHKMSNNWKFTGQATYINYKQEGMSMWPQWPGFAPGTDNILTRGVSIWDVLGLTKTGQFFVNGEEKTGSVTHKILGGLDMSDKMYYHDWSQSAALNGYDASGNIVPFDIYNPIHGNVPASAMPNFDRSKDIRERGVQYHNGYNAIYAQDELGFFEDKLRLTLAGRYTTLKTSNPYSGSFDDSKFTPRVGVSYSFNKNNAAYFVSDQSFNENYGTDWQGKSFDPETGNNLELGFKRDWMNGKWNSVVSVYQITKKNVLTADPEHSTGGIQYSRQSGEQQVEGVEIDVRGEIFKNLDVVINYAFTEAKVTKDTDPAIVGTQVAGTSRHIQNTWLNYKMDRGVLNGLGLSIGYQYQVDRSPWFVSDDQTSGLPDYFRLDGSLTYQKGKMTYNLIVNNILNRYLYSGGKYDPGYFYWQAEPGTNLRVSVGYRF